The sequence GTTCAGCGGCACCAATGCGGCCGCAGCCGCGGCGATGGCCAACAGGGCGGCCAGTGCGCCGGACAAGGCGCCCTGGTAGAGAAAGGGCCGCCGGACGAAGGATTCGGTGGCGCCAACCAAGCGCGCCACGGCGATCTCCTCGCGTTGGGTCAGGGCCTGCATGCGCACGGTGTTAAAGACGGTGGCCAGCACGACCACGGCTACGCAGATCGCCAGAAACCCCAGTCCCAGACTGGCGAACCGCAGAATGGCCTCCAGGCGTTGGACCCAGGCGCTGTCGAGCTGTACCTGATCGACGTATTGCCATTTGCGCCAACCGTCGGCCAGCACACCCGCGCGCTGAGCCAGGTCGTCGCCGCCGGCCAGTGTGACCACCACGGCGTCCGGCAGGGGATTTTCAGGCAGAACGGCCAGCGCGCCTGACCAGGCAGGATTCTGGCGCAGTGTCTTCAACGCCTGATCGCGCGGCATCAGCCGCACCGCGGCAATCTGGTCGCCGAACTCCCGGCCGATACGCTCGGTAATGGCGGCGGCCGTGCCGGCGGGGGCCGTTGGTTGCACGTAGAGGGTGAGCTCGGGCGTGACGGAAATCTGGCGCGCCAGCGGCTGGACGGAGACCAGCACGGCGCTGCCCAGCAGGGGCAGGGCCAGCACCAGCGCCATGACCAGCAGGTTGGCCAGCCAGGAGAAAGGTTGAGCCCCCAGGCGTTTCAAGGTGATGGCCAGAGCGTAACGGTGCTGCCGCAACCAGGCCTTCATGCGGCCTCTCCTTGGGAGTCGTGAAATTTGCCGTGATCAATGCGCAGTGTGCGCCGCGTGTAACGTGCCATGAGCTGTTGGTCGTGGGAAGCGATCAGCGTGGTGACCCCTACCCGGTTGAAGTCACGGAACACATTCATGATGCGCTGGGCGTTGTCGTCATCCAGATTGGCAGTGGGCTCGTCCGCAATCAGGATGGCCGGACGGTTGACGATGGCGCGGGCGATGGCCAGACGCTGTTGCTCGCCGCCGGATAGCTCGATGGGGTTGAGGTCTTCCTTGCCGGCCAGACCGACTTTGTCCAGGGCGGCCCGCGCCCGGCCCGCGGCGGCGTCGGACGCCTGGCCTATCACCGACAGGGGCAACATGACGTTGGCCAGCGCGCTGCGGTCATAGAGCAAATGCGTATCCTGCAGGATGACGCTGACGGCCCGGCGTAAGTAGGGACGCGCGCGGCTGGAGAGTTTGTCCAGGCGTTGGCCATGGACCTGTATCGAGCCGCGGCTGGGCGGTTCCAGGCCGGCGATCAGCTTGAGCAGGGTGGATTTGCCGGCGCCCGACGGGCCCGAAACAAAGACGAATTCCCCCGCGTCCACGCGGAAGTTGATGTCGGCCAGAATGTTCCGGCCGCGACCATAGGATTTGAATACGTGCTGGAATTCGATCATGGCGAGCAGGCAGAAGAAGCTGCAATAGTAACTCCGCCCTATCTTACCATGCCAGGATGGAAGACGCGTTGCGGTCAGTGGCCAGAGGCGGGCTCCGGCAAGGGTTGCGGATCCGTGGTTTGTGTCCCTTAAATAAGGAAAATACGGAAAGGGATTTCCCCCATGTCCCCAAATTTAACCAACCTTTACCATCCGCCAAAGCACGTTGGCCCACCAGGCTGGCGCTTCGATGTCATCCTTACACGGAGATCACCATGAAAGCACTGAAATTTGCCGCACTGGGTGCTGCATTGCTGGCCGCGAGTTCGGCCGCGCACGCCGGCACAACCTTCGACAACGTGAAAAAGAAGGGTTATGTCCAGTGCGGCGTGTCTACCGGTATTCCTGGTTTTTCGATCGCAGACAGCAAGGGCGAATGGAAAGGTATCGACGTCGATCTGTGTCGCGCCATCGCCGCGACCATGTTTGGCGATGCGACGAAGTTCAAGGTCACTCCCCTGAACACTCAGCAACGCTTCACCGCGCTGCAGTCGGGTGAAATCGATGCGCTGACCCGCAATACGACCGTCACCCAGACGCGCGACACCACCCTGGGCCTGATTGGCGTGGGCGTGAACTACTACGACAGCCAGGGCGTCATGGTGTCGAAGGATCTTGGCGTCAAGAGCGCCAAGGAGCTGGGCGGCGCCACTATCTGCGTGCAGCCGGGAACCACCACCGAACTGAATCTGGCCGACTGGTTCCGCGCCAACAAGATCGAATTCAAGCCCGTGGTCATCGACAAGTACGATGAAATCGTGCGCGCCTTCTCGGCCGGCCGTTGCGACGCCTTCACGACCGACAAGTCGCAACTCGCCTCGACCCGCACGACGCTCGAGAATCCGGAAAAGTACATCATCCTGCCGGAAGATTTCTCCAAGGAACCGCTGGGCCCCATGGTGCGCCAGGGCGATGAGCAGTGGTTCAACGTCGTGCGCTGGGCGCTCAACGCCATGCTGGAGGCCGAAGAATACGGCATCACCTCCAAGAACGTCGACGAGCAGCTCAAGAGCTCCAACCCCAACGTGCAGCGCATCCTGGGCGTGACCCCGGGCATGGGCAAGAACCTGGGTGTGGATGACAAATGGGCCTACAACGTCATCAAGCAAGTGGGCAACTATGGCGAAAGCTTCGAGTCCACCTTGGGCAAGAACGGTCCCATGAAGCTGGATCGTGGCCTCAATGCTTCCTACAAGCAGGGCGGCCTGATGTACGGCTGGCCGGTGCGCTAAGCGCAGGCATCACGGCCGGGTGCAGCGCACCCGGCCGAGCCCGTGCGGAGCGGGTAGCTACGGGCGGCATGACGCCGCCTTGAATCCGTTATTGGCAGAAGCATCTATGGCGACAACCCAGAAAAACGCCCCGGCCCAGGCGCCGCGACGTCGGATCAGCTGGAATGACCCCGGCTTTCGTGCCGTGATTTACCAGGTGGTTGCAGTGGGGCTGGTGGCGCTGACGGTCTGGTTCCTGGTGTCGAACACCTTGCATAACCTGGCTGTACGCAACATATCCACCGGCTTTGGATTTCTCAATCGTGAAGCAGGTTTCGCGATAGGCGAAACACTCATCTCCTATTCCCCCTCGGATACCTACGGCCGCGCCATTCTGGTGGGGCTGCTCAATACGCTGCGCGTGGCCGTGCTTGGCATCGTGTTGGCCACCATCCTGGGTACATTGATCGGGATCGGCCGGTTATCCAAGAACTGGCTGGTCGCGCGCTTGACGTCGGTGTATGTCGAGGTCATGCGCAATGTGCCGCTGCTGCTGCAGCTTTTCTTCTGGTATGCACTGATCACCGAAAACATGCCGGGGCCGCGTCAGGCGCACAACCCGTTGCCTGGGGTTTTCGTGTCCAACCGTGGCGTCAAAGTGCCCGAAGCGGTCGGCGCCTCGCTGGACTGGATTCTGCTTGGGCTGGGCCTGGCCATCATCGCCACGTTGGTGCTGGGACATTGGGCCAAGAAGCGCCAACATGAAACCGGACGGGTGTTTCCGCTGGGCCGTGTGGCGGTGGCGCTGCTGATTGCTTGCCCGCTGGTGGGGTGGATCGTCAGCGGCATGCAGTTGTCGCTGTCGCTGCCGGAACTCAAAGGATTCAATTTCCAGGGCGGCCTGACTCTGACTCCCGAGTTTGCCGCACTGTTGGCCGGTCTGGTTATCTACACCTCGGCATTCATCGCCGAAGTGGTGCGTTCCGGTATCCAGGCCGTCAGCAGCGGTCAATGGGAGGCGGCCAGCTCGCTGGGTTT comes from Bordetella holmesii ATCC 51541 and encodes:
- a CDS encoding bacterial extracellular solute-binding s, 3 family protein is translated as MKALKFAALGAALLAASSAAHAGTTFDNVKKKGYVQCGVSTGIPGFSIADSKGEWKGIDVDLCRAIAATMFGDATKFKVTPLNTQQRFTALQSGEIDALTRNTTVTQTRDTTLGLIGVGVNYYDSQGVMVSKDLGVKSAKELGGATICVQPGTTTELNLADWFRANKIEFKPVVIDKYDEIVRAFSAGRCDAFTTDKSQLASTRTTLENPEKYIILPEDFSKEPLGPMVRQGDEQWFNVVRWALNAMLEAEEYGITSKNVDEQLKSSNPNVQRILGVTPGMGKNLGVDDKWAYNVIKQVGNYGESFESTLGKNGPMKLDRGLNASYKQGGLMYGWPVR
- a CDS encoding ftsX-like permease family protein — translated: MKAWLRQHRYALAITLKRLGAQPFSWLANLLVMALVLALPLLGSAVLVSVQPLARQISVTPELTLYVQPTAPAGTAAAITERIGREFGDQIAAVRLMPRDQALKTLRQNPAWSGALAVLPENPLPDAVVVTLAGGDDLAQRAGVLADGWRKWQYVDQVQLDSAWVQRLEAILRFASLGLGFLAICVAVVVLATVFNTVRMQALTQREEIAVARLVGATESFVRRPFLYQGALSGALAALLAIAAAAAALVPLNQAVLRLARSYSTEFALHLPEVPALAAAVIAAGVLGALSARWSVTRSTRF
- a CDS encoding amino ABC transporter, permease, 3-TM region, His/Glu/Gln/Arg/opine family domain protein, encoding MATTQKNAPAQAPRRRISWNDPGFRAVIYQVVAVGLVALTVWFLVSNTLHNLAVRNISTGFGFLNREAGFAIGETLISYSPSDTYGRAILVGLLNTLRVAVLGIVLATILGTLIGIGRLSKNWLVARLTSVYVEVMRNVPLLLQLFFWYALITENMPGPRQAHNPLPGVFVSNRGVKVPEAVGASLDWILLGLGLAIIATLVLGHWAKKRQHETGRVFPLGRVAVALLIACPLVGWIVSGMQLSLSLPELKGFNFQGGLTLTPEFAALLAGLVIYTSAFIAEVVRSGIQAVSSGQWEAASSLGLRRSQVLRLVVLPQALRVIIPPMTSQYLNLTKNSSLAVAIGYPDIVSVVNTTLNQTGQAIEGILIIMAAYLTVSLSISIFMNWYNKRIALVER
- the ftsE gene encoding cell division ATP-binding protein FtsE — its product is MIEFQHVFKSYGRGRNILADINFRVDAGEFVFVSGPSGAGKSTLLKLIAGLEPPSRGSIQVHGQRLDKLSSRARPYLRRAVSVILQDTHLLYDRSALANVMLPLSVIGQASDAAAGRARAALDKVGLAGKEDLNPIELSGGEQQRLAIARAIVNRPAILIADEPTANLDDDNAQRIMNVFRDFNRVGVTTLIASHDQQLMARYTRRTLRIDHGKFHDSQGEAA